Proteins encoded by one window of Kwoniella shivajii chromosome 8, complete sequence:
- a CDS encoding biotin synthase → MPALVSRAIRPTVFAPLVRNARGHAVAVDPPYLPPNPQGSTASRPRYVDGDVRHDWRRSEIQKIFDAPLMETIYRAATVHRMNQDASRIQLCTLMNIKTGGCTEDCKYCSQSSSYKTPTKASRLIDIEPVLKAAREAKENGSTRFCMGAAWRDLAGKKSGFEKILKMVTEVRGMGMEVCTTLGMLSPEQAKRLKEAGLSAYNHNLDTSREFYPEVITSRTYDDRLATIQAVREAGISVCSGGILGLGEQDEDRVGLIHEVSRLPQHPESFPVNTLVPIEGTPLEKNDPVKVHTVLRTIATARIVMPKTIIRLAAGRHTFSETEQAMAFMAGANAIFTGERMLTTPCSGWEEDKAMLGRWGLRGQRSFEDSESVNTPMMTKEQQALHGVSY, encoded by the exons ATGCCCGCTCTCGTCTCTAGAGCTATCAGACCTACAGTCTTCGCTCCCTTGGTACGGAACGCAAGAGGTCACGCCGTGGCTGTTGATCCACCTTATCTTCCCCCAAACCCTCAAGGTTCCACAGCGTCAAGACCAAGATATGTTGATGGTGACGTTAGACACGACTGGAGAAGGTCAGAGATCCAAAAGATCTTTGATGCTCCGTTGATGGAGACAATCTATCGagct GCCACTGTACATAGAATGAACCAAGATGCTTCTAGGATCCAGCTCTGTACTCTCATGAACATTAAAA CTGGAGGATGTACAGAAGACTGTAAATATTGTTCGCAATCATCGTCTTACAAAACACCTACCAAAGCGTCACGACTTATCGATATCGAGCCAGTGCTGAAAGCTGCAcgagaagcaaaagaaaacGGTAGTACACGATTCTGTATGGGTGCAGCGTGGAGAGATTTAGCAGGAAAGAAGAGTGGTTTTGAGAAAATCTTGAAGATGGTTACCGAAGTTCGAGGTATGGGtatggaag TTTGTACAACTCTCGGTATGCTTTCACCTGAACAAGCAAAAcgattgaaagaagctggaTTGAGTGCATATAACCATAACCTTGACACTTCGAGGGAGTTCTACCCGGAA GTCATCACTTCGCGAACGTATGATGATCGATTAGCTACTATCCAAGCAGTACGAGAAGCTGGTATCTCAGTCTGTTCAGGTGGTATTCTTGGCTTAGGAGAACAAGACGAAGATCGAGTAGGCTTGATACACGAGGTATCTAG ATTACCACAACACCCCGAATCATTCCCTGTCAATACTTTAGTTCCTATTGAAGGTACACCGCTAGAGAAGAACGAT CCCGTCAAGGTCCATACTGTCCTTCGAACTATTGCTACTGCCCGGATCGTCATGCCTAAAACCATCATTCGATTAGCTGCTGGACGACACACCTTTTCTGAGACTGAGCAAGCCATG GCTTTTATGGCAGGAGCCAACGCTATCTTCACTGGTGAACGAATGCTTACTACTCCATGTTCAGGATGGGAAGAGGACAAGGCCATGTTGGGCAGATGGGGTTTGAGAGGTCAAAGATCATTTGAGGATTCAGAGTCAGTCAACACACCAATGATGACGAAGGAACAACAAGCTTTACACGGTGTAAGCTACTAA